A single Micromonospora sp. CCTCC AA 2012012 DNA region contains:
- a CDS encoding AMP-binding protein, with product MDLPFVVATLTRRGLLTPGRPIRVASQLGALRKWGWSLAGELRQAAARDPGRTAVIDEQGVGLTYQELLDRAERLARSMRAGLGVQSGDRVGVLCRNHHGLIEAVVAAMLLGADAVLVNTGLSAAQLATVAEEQSLRVLVHDAEFAERVLGLPADVQRVDERVHEELIAGALPGDQLKPPERDGRTIVLTSGTTGTPKGARRPTPHSFGPLVSIIDRIPLHARDLVMIAAPLFHTWGYAALQVAFALRATIVLHRRFDPAATVAALAAQPCDALFAVPVMLQRLLEVPPPTPRPPLKVVAVSGSALPGGLAPRFMDVYGDVLYNLYGSTEVSWASIAGPAELRAAPTTAGRPPHGTRLRILDDTGQPVPEGRVGRIFVGNEMLFEGYTSGDRRETHDGLLDTGDLGRVNADGLLFVDGRADDMIVSGGENVFPSEVEDLLTRLPQVREAAVIGVPDPEYGQRLAAFLGLHPGETLDPEAVREYVRHYLARFSVPRDVIFVKYLPRNATGKVLSRELRRYYG from the coding sequence TTGGACCTGCCGTTCGTCGTCGCCACGCTGACCCGTCGCGGCCTGCTCACCCCGGGCCGACCGATCCGGGTCGCCTCCCAGCTCGGCGCGCTGCGCAAGTGGGGCTGGAGCCTCGCCGGTGAGCTGCGCCAGGCCGCCGCCCGCGACCCCGGCCGGACCGCCGTCATCGACGAGCAGGGCGTCGGACTGACCTATCAGGAGCTGCTGGACCGGGCCGAACGCCTGGCCCGGTCGATGCGGGCCGGGCTCGGCGTGCAGAGCGGGGACCGGGTCGGCGTGCTCTGCCGCAACCACCACGGGCTGATCGAGGCGGTCGTCGCGGCGATGCTGCTCGGCGCGGACGCCGTCCTGGTCAACACCGGCCTCTCCGCCGCGCAGCTCGCCACCGTCGCCGAGGAACAGTCGCTGCGGGTGCTGGTGCACGACGCCGAGTTCGCCGAACGGGTGCTCGGCCTCCCCGCCGACGTGCAGCGGGTCGACGAGCGGGTCCACGAGGAGCTGATCGCCGGGGCGCTCCCTGGTGACCAGCTCAAGCCGCCGGAGCGGGACGGCCGGACCATCGTGCTCACCTCCGGCACGACCGGCACGCCGAAGGGCGCCCGCCGCCCCACCCCGCACAGCTTCGGTCCGCTCGTCTCGATCATCGACCGGATCCCGCTGCACGCCCGGGACCTCGTGATGATCGCCGCCCCGCTCTTCCACACCTGGGGGTACGCGGCCCTCCAGGTGGCCTTCGCGCTGCGCGCCACGATCGTGCTGCACCGCCGTTTCGACCCGGCCGCCACGGTGGCCGCGCTGGCCGCCCAGCCGTGCGACGCGCTCTTCGCCGTACCGGTGATGCTGCAACGGCTGCTGGAGGTGCCGCCGCCCACGCCCCGGCCGCCGCTGAAGGTGGTCGCGGTCAGCGGCTCCGCGCTGCCGGGCGGGCTGGCCCCGCGGTTCATGGACGTCTACGGCGACGTCCTCTACAACCTCTACGGCTCGACCGAGGTCTCCTGGGCGTCCATCGCCGGGCCGGCGGAGCTGCGGGCGGCGCCCACCACGGCCGGCCGGCCACCGCACGGCACCCGGCTGCGGATCCTCGACGACACCGGCCAGCCGGTCCCCGAGGGACGGGTCGGGCGGATCTTCGTGGGCAACGAGATGCTCTTCGAGGGGTACACCTCGGGGGATCGGCGGGAGACCCACGACGGCCTGCTGGACACCGGCGACCTGGGCCGGGTCAACGCCGACGGCCTGCTCTTCGTGGACGGCCGGGCCGACGACATGATCGTCTCCGGCGGCGAGAACGTCTTCCCCTCGGAGGTGGAGGACCTGCTCACCCGCCTGCCGCAGGTCCGCGAGGCCGCGGTGATCGGGGTCCCCGACCCGGAGTACGGCCAGCGGCTCGCCGCCTTCCTCGGCCTGCACCCGGGTGAGACACTCGACCCGGAGGCGGTCCGCGAGTACGTCCGGCACTACCTGGCCCGCTTCTCCGTGCCACGCGACGTGATCTTCGTGAAGTACCTGCCGCGCAACGCCACCGGCAAGGTGCTCAGCCGGGAACTGCGCCGCTACTACGGCTGA
- a CDS encoding TetR/AcrR family transcriptional regulator: MSSTPTFKRLPRAVREQQMLDAAVKVFSRRGFHAASMDEIADDAGISKPMVYAYLGTKEELFVACLHREGTRMMEAIAGAAAPDLPADERLWRGLRAFFGFVGAHRDGWAVLYRQARGEQPFAGELATMRGRLVEVVAGMLDHALRAEGREAGATDLEVVAYALVGATESLADWLADHPEADPEKTATRMMNVAWLGAGQLLHGVTWRPGRD; this comes from the coding sequence GTGTCCAGCACACCCACCTTCAAGCGTCTGCCCCGGGCCGTACGCGAGCAGCAGATGCTCGACGCGGCCGTCAAGGTCTTCTCCCGCCGGGGCTTCCACGCCGCCAGCATGGACGAGATCGCCGACGACGCCGGCATCTCCAAACCCATGGTCTACGCGTACCTCGGGACGAAGGAGGAACTCTTCGTCGCCTGCCTGCACCGCGAGGGCACCCGGATGATGGAGGCGATCGCCGGCGCCGCCGCCCCGGACCTGCCGGCCGACGAGCGGCTCTGGCGCGGGCTGCGCGCCTTCTTCGGCTTCGTCGGCGCGCACCGGGACGGCTGGGCGGTGCTCTACCGCCAGGCCCGGGGCGAGCAGCCCTTCGCCGGGGAACTGGCCACCATGCGCGGCCGGCTGGTCGAGGTGGTCGCCGGGATGCTCGACCACGCGCTGCGCGCCGAGGGGCGCGAGGCCGGCGCCACCGACCTGGAGGTGGTGGCGTACGCGCTGGTCGGGGCGACCGAGTCGCTCGCGGACTGGCTCGCCGACCATCCCGAGGCCGACCCGGAGAAGACCGCCACCCGGATGATGAACGTCGCCTGGCTCGGTGCCGGTCAACTCCTGCACGGCGTCACCTGGCGGCCCGGGCGGGACTGA
- a CDS encoding DedA family protein — translation MESVLDLLHQTVTSPWAYLVIFAVTAVDAIFPAVPGETVVITAAVFAAGGEPNLVAVIVVAALGALAGDHASYGIGRRGGAHRLARLPADSRRRNGSEWARRAVDRRGGLILTTARYVPGGRTAVTLTMGAVGYPLRCFLLYDALAAGSWALYCGLLGYFGGLAFERDPVRGLLVGVGLSVAVTGLLEGARWARRRAHARAAARR, via the coding sequence ATGGAGTCCGTGCTCGACCTGCTGCACCAGACGGTCACCTCGCCGTGGGCGTACCTGGTGATCTTCGCGGTCACGGCGGTCGACGCGATCTTCCCGGCGGTGCCCGGCGAGACGGTGGTGATCACCGCGGCGGTCTTCGCGGCCGGCGGCGAGCCGAACCTGGTGGCGGTGATCGTGGTCGCCGCGCTCGGGGCGCTCGCGGGGGATCACGCCTCCTACGGCATCGGCCGGCGCGGCGGGGCGCACCGGCTGGCCCGGCTGCCCGCCGACAGCCGCCGCCGCAACGGCTCCGAGTGGGCCCGCCGGGCCGTGGACCGGCGCGGTGGACTGATCCTCACCACCGCCCGGTACGTCCCCGGCGGGCGCACCGCGGTCACCCTGACCATGGGCGCGGTCGGCTATCCGCTGCGCTGCTTCCTGCTGTACGACGCGCTCGCCGCCGGCAGTTGGGCGCTCTACTGCGGGTTGCTCGGCTATTTCGGCGGTCTCGCCTTCGAGCGTGATCCGGTCCGGGGCCTGCTGGTCGGCGTCGGCCTCTCGGTGGCCGTCACCGGGCTGCTGGAGGGCGCCCGCTGGGCCCGCCGCCGCGCCCACGCCCGGGCCGCCGCCCGCCGCTGA
- a CDS encoding MaoC/PaaZ C-terminal domain-containing protein produces the protein MPAAGALYRRALLGALPGVGGRRGDTVPALELRVGGVTVDRAHLADYDRVCGFRLTDRLPGTYPHVLGFPLSLRLMTAPGFPIPLTGVVHVANRITVHRPVEAGETLAFRTYAENLLPHDRGRQLDVVLVGSVDGEEVWRGVSTYLGKERTPGDGARRDRGDRPTPPAASAHWRLTPRVGTDYARVSGDHNPIHTSRLGARLFGFPRPIAHGMWSKARCLAALENRLPEAWTVDVAFKLPVPLPSTVAFSATPAWDFALHDPRTARPHLAGTLRV, from the coding sequence ATGCCGGCGGCCGGCGCGCTCTACCGCCGGGCCCTGCTCGGCGCGCTGCCAGGCGTGGGGGGTCGACGGGGCGACACCGTCCCCGCCCTGGAGCTGCGCGTCGGCGGTGTCACCGTCGACCGGGCGCACCTGGCCGACTACGACCGGGTCTGCGGGTTCCGGCTGACCGACCGGCTGCCGGGGACGTACCCGCACGTGCTGGGATTTCCGCTGTCGCTGCGGCTGATGACCGCGCCGGGGTTCCCGATCCCGCTGACCGGGGTGGTGCACGTCGCCAACCGGATCACCGTGCACCGGCCGGTCGAGGCCGGCGAGACGCTGGCCTTCCGGACGTACGCGGAGAACCTGCTCCCGCACGACCGGGGGCGGCAGCTCGACGTGGTGCTCGTCGGGTCCGTCGACGGGGAGGAGGTCTGGCGCGGCGTCTCGACGTACCTCGGGAAGGAGCGCACGCCCGGCGACGGTGCCCGGCGCGACCGGGGCGACCGGCCGACGCCGCCGGCCGCCTCCGCGCACTGGCGGCTCACCCCCCGGGTCGGTACGGACTACGCCCGGGTCTCCGGCGACCACAACCCGATCCACACCTCCCGGCTGGGGGCGCGGCTGTTCGGCTTCCCCCGACCGATCGCGCACGGGATGTGGAGCAAGGCCCGCTGCCTGGCCGCCCTGGAGAACCGGCTGCCGGAGGCGTGGACGGTCGACGTGGCGTTCAAGCTGCCCGTGCCGCTGCCCTCGACGGTCGCCTTCAGCGCCACCCCGGCCTGGGACTTCGCCCTGCACGACCCGCGCACCGCCCGCCCCCACCTGGCGGGCACCCTGCGGGTGTAA
- a CDS encoding right-handed parallel beta-helix repeat-containing protein, translating into MRKPLLAGLTAVAVTGGTLLSVAPAMAADPAVLYVRQFSAACANTGPGTLAQPFCAIGPAAAAVTAGQTVDVGPGTYRERVTIASSGTPDQPIVFRGSSSTAVLAGPTAGITVAGQHDISIQRFQVVAALDAPALDLRDASGITVEGGGFGVADGAPVPAVRLVGVTRSSLTRGYVSGRPLLAGVTLDAATTGVKISAMTVTASLPDDADHGVGIRVEGDGNTIVGNDIDHFTDAAIAVESGAADTVVANNQIAGGQGYGIHNHGGSGTAITNNTVTDRCLDGIRVDGTSTGVSVQNNLLTYGSPLGTDYCTDTVRHGVLLGVHDEAVRDTVVDYNTADHYRSGYPTPYAWNGTPLSLAGFRAASGQAAHDLETGDPRANYDSANSAAPGYPATDRVGKARVDDPAVPDTGAGPVTYADRGALETIRGPEARIALALDLGAGAVTADATSSRSGVAPIASYQFDWGDGTSTTQATPVATHRYATRGTFIVYLRVTGTDGRNDAVSQQASVLPRTGTVGLLTLSGLQYVGALTAPWPGLSGNRPALDATGQFDVVDAGSGRIALYWRAQGQYLAAAAGDVTVVTAGGTAVTDSQRFTQVRNADGTISLKAVLTGRYVTAPANVTTALIANATTIGTDQKFYRVTVTDTDRSLKAGANSRYVTADSGGARPLIASRTSVGPWERFDLVDLGNGQIGVFARADNRFVSADGAGTKPLIANRTSVGAWEKFTLVRNSGGTVSLKAAVNGRYVTAESGGARPLIANRATIGAWEKFTLG; encoded by the coding sequence ATGCGCAAACCTCTGCTCGCCGGCCTGACCGCTGTGGCGGTCACCGGCGGCACCCTCCTGTCCGTCGCACCGGCCATGGCCGCCGACCCGGCCGTCCTCTACGTCCGGCAGTTCTCGGCCGCCTGCGCGAACACCGGGCCGGGCACCCTGGCACAGCCGTTCTGCGCGATCGGGCCGGCAGCCGCCGCGGTCACCGCCGGCCAGACGGTCGACGTGGGCCCCGGGACCTACCGGGAACGGGTGACCATCGCCAGCTCCGGCACCCCGGATCAGCCGATCGTGTTCCGCGGCTCCTCGTCGACCGCAGTCCTGGCCGGACCGACCGCCGGGATCACCGTCGCCGGCCAGCACGACATCAGCATCCAGCGGTTCCAGGTCGTCGCGGCACTGGACGCGCCCGCGCTCGACCTCCGTGACGCGTCCGGCATCACCGTCGAGGGCGGCGGTTTCGGGGTCGCCGACGGAGCGCCCGTACCCGCCGTGCGGCTGGTCGGCGTCACCCGGTCGTCCCTGACCCGCGGCTACGTCAGCGGGCGGCCACTCCTGGCCGGAGTGACCCTGGACGCCGCCACCACCGGGGTGAAGATCAGCGCGATGACGGTGACGGCGAGCCTGCCGGACGATGCCGACCACGGCGTCGGCATTCGCGTCGAGGGCGACGGCAACACGATCGTCGGGAACGACATCGACCACTTCACCGACGCGGCCATCGCGGTCGAGTCCGGCGCGGCCGACACCGTGGTGGCCAACAACCAGATCGCCGGCGGCCAGGGCTACGGCATCCACAACCACGGCGGCAGCGGCACGGCGATCACCAACAACACGGTGACCGACCGGTGCCTCGACGGCATCCGGGTCGACGGGACCTCCACCGGGGTCTCGGTGCAGAACAACCTCCTCACCTACGGCAGTCCGCTCGGCACCGATTACTGCACCGACACCGTGCGGCACGGAGTCCTGCTGGGCGTCCATGACGAGGCCGTCCGGGACACCGTGGTCGACTACAACACCGCCGACCACTACCGCTCGGGCTATCCCACGCCCTACGCGTGGAACGGCACCCCGCTGAGTCTGGCGGGCTTCCGGGCCGCGTCCGGTCAGGCCGCCCACGACCTGGAGACCGGGGACCCGAGGGCCAACTACGACTCGGCGAACTCGGCCGCCCCCGGTTACCCGGCCACCGACCGGGTGGGTAAGGCCCGCGTCGACGACCCGGCGGTGCCGGACACCGGTGCCGGACCGGTGACGTACGCCGACCGGGGTGCCCTGGAGACCATTCGGGGGCCGGAAGCCCGGATCGCCCTGGCCCTGGACCTCGGCGCGGGCGCGGTGACGGCCGACGCCACCTCCTCCAGGTCGGGTGTCGCGCCGATCGCCTCCTACCAGTTCGACTGGGGCGACGGGACCAGCACGACCCAGGCGACGCCGGTCGCCACCCACCGGTACGCCACCCGCGGCACCTTCATCGTCTATCTGCGCGTGACCGGGACCGACGGTCGGAACGACGCCGTCTCGCAGCAGGCGAGCGTGCTGCCGCGTACCGGCACCGTGGGCCTGCTCACCCTCTCCGGACTCCAGTACGTGGGTGCGCTGACCGCCCCCTGGCCGGGGCTGAGCGGGAACCGTCCGGCGCTGGACGCGACCGGCCAGTTCGACGTCGTGGACGCCGGCAGCGGGCGGATCGCGCTCTACTGGCGCGCCCAGGGGCAGTACCTCGCCGCCGCGGCCGGCGATGTCACGGTGGTGACGGCAGGGGGCACCGCGGTGACGGACAGTCAACGGTTCACCCAGGTCCGCAACGCCGACGGCACGATCAGCCTCAAGGCGGTCCTCACCGGCCGGTACGTAACTGCGCCGGCGAACGTCACCACCGCGCTGATCGCCAACGCCACCACGATCGGCACCGACCAGAAGTTCTACCGGGTCACCGTCACCGACACGGATCGTTCGCTGAAGGCCGGCGCGAACAGCCGGTACGTCACCGCCGACAGCGGCGGCGCCCGCCCACTGATCGCGAGCCGGACCAGCGTGGGCCCGTGGGAGCGGTTCGACCTGGTCGACCTCGGCAACGGGCAGATCGGCGTCTTCGCCCGCGCGGACAACCGTTTCGTCAGCGCCGACGGCGCCGGCACGAAGCCGTTGATCGCCAACCGGACGTCGGTCGGTGCCTGGGAGAAGTTCACCCTGGTCCGCAACAGTGGCGGCACGGTGTCCCTGAAGGCCGCCGTGAACGGCCGCTACGTCACGGCGGAGAGCGGTGGCGCGCGGCCACTGATCGCCAACCGCGCCACCATCGGCGCGTGGGAGAAGTTCACCCTCGGCTGA
- a CDS encoding acyl-CoA dehydrogenase family protein, translating to MAEFSLDLNEEQRDLRDWVHGFAAEVVRPAAAEWDAREETPWPIIQEAAKVGLYGFEFLATCWADPTGLSLPIASEELFWGDAGIGLGIFGTSLAVAAIYGAGTPDQLVEWVPQCFGTVDEPAVAAFCTTEPEAGSDVGAMRTRATYDEATDEWVLRGQKAYATNGGIAGVHVVTASVEPELGSRGQAAFVVPPGTPGLHATRKLRKLGLRASHTADVFLDDVRVPGRCLLGGKEALDERLARARSGQRASGQAAMRTFELSRPTVGAQALGVARAAYEYALDYAKERVQFGRPIIENQAVAFALADMRMEIDAARLLVWRASWMGRNNRPFTAGEGSMSKLKAGEVAVSVTDRAVQLLGGAGFLRDHPVERWYRDAKIYTIFEGTSEIQRLVISRAISGMQIR from the coding sequence ATGGCCGAGTTCTCGCTCGACCTGAACGAGGAACAGCGGGATCTGCGCGACTGGGTGCACGGCTTCGCCGCCGAGGTCGTGCGCCCGGCCGCGGCCGAGTGGGACGCCCGGGAGGAGACTCCCTGGCCGATCATCCAGGAAGCGGCGAAGGTCGGCCTCTACGGCTTCGAGTTCCTCGCCACCTGCTGGGCCGACCCCACCGGCCTCTCCCTCCCGATCGCCAGCGAAGAGCTCTTCTGGGGCGACGCCGGCATCGGGCTGGGCATCTTCGGCACCTCCCTCGCCGTCGCCGCCATCTACGGCGCCGGCACCCCCGACCAGCTCGTCGAGTGGGTGCCGCAGTGCTTCGGCACGGTCGACGAGCCGGCCGTCGCGGCGTTCTGCACCACCGAGCCGGAGGCCGGCTCCGACGTCGGGGCGATGCGCACCCGCGCCACCTACGACGAGGCCACCGACGAGTGGGTGCTGCGCGGCCAGAAGGCGTACGCCACCAACGGCGGGATCGCCGGCGTGCACGTGGTGACCGCCTCGGTCGAGCCCGAGCTGGGCTCGCGGGGGCAGGCCGCGTTCGTCGTACCGCCGGGGACGCCGGGGCTCCACGCGACCCGCAAGCTGCGCAAGCTCGGGCTGCGCGCGTCGCACACCGCCGACGTCTTCCTCGACGACGTACGGGTGCCCGGGCGCTGCCTGCTCGGCGGCAAGGAAGCACTGGACGAGCGGTTGGCGCGGGCCCGCTCCGGGCAGCGGGCCTCCGGCCAGGCGGCGATGCGGACCTTCGAACTGTCCCGGCCGACCGTCGGCGCACAGGCCCTCGGCGTGGCCCGCGCGGCCTACGAGTACGCCCTGGACTACGCGAAGGAGCGGGTCCAGTTCGGCCGGCCGATCATCGAGAACCAGGCGGTCGCGTTCGCCCTGGCGGACATGAGGATGGAGATCGACGCGGCCCGGCTGCTGGTCTGGCGGGCCTCCTGGATGGGGCGCAACAACCGCCCCTTCACCGCCGGCGAGGGCTCGATGTCCAAGCTCAAGGCCGGCGAGGTGGCCGTCTCCGTCACCGACCGGGCGGTGCAGCTGCTCGGCGGCGCGGGTTTCCTCCGCGACCACCCGGTCGAGCGCTGGTACCGGGACGCGAAGATCTACACCATCTTCGAGGGCACCTCCGAGATCCAGCGACTGGTCATCTCCCGCGCCATCTCCGGGATGCAGATCCGCTGA
- a CDS encoding SCP2 sterol-binding domain-containing protein → MTDFDPANFANLGPKEFAQLVKSTPDDKIAEVMSGDLRGKILSEVFTRMPSLFRADRAGTTNAVIHWNITGRPDGGTDTYEIVIENGTCTVNEGATRDPKLSLTMGPVEFLKIVSGGANPVMMFMTGKLKAKGDLGLAANIANLFDIPKS, encoded by the coding sequence ATGACTGACTTCGACCCCGCCAACTTCGCCAACCTCGGCCCCAAGGAGTTCGCGCAGCTGGTCAAGTCCACCCCCGATGACAAGATCGCCGAGGTGATGTCCGGCGACCTGCGCGGCAAGATCCTCAGCGAGGTCTTCACCCGGATGCCCTCGCTGTTCCGGGCCGACCGCGCCGGCACCACCAACGCCGTCATCCACTGGAACATCACCGGTCGTCCCGACGGCGGCACCGACACCTACGAGATCGTCATCGAGAACGGCACCTGCACCGTCAACGAGGGCGCGACCCGCGACCCGAAGCTGAGCCTCACCATGGGCCCGGTGGAGTTCCTGAAGATCGTCTCCGGTGGCGCCAACCCGGTGATGATGTTCATGACCGGCAAGCTGAAGGCCAAGGGCGACCTGGGCCTCGCCGCCAACATCGCGAACCTGTTCGACATCCCCAAGTCCTGA
- a CDS encoding 3-oxoacyl-ACP reductase, with product MSDRYASFVQTGAGRALVKRLGLPDPPRLRRHTPGDPLVPGPVLLGAAEGSRLTEQVTKLLTFAGVELRDPVAATDAPARYAALVYDATGITDSTELRQLYDFFHPQARAVLPSGRVIVLGTPPAECGTPREATAQRALEGLTRSIGKEFGRGVTAQLVYVTKDADTDTLTGLESTLRFLLSGRSAYVSGQVVRVGAGTARPPADWDRPLDGQIVLVTGAARGIGAALARVLARDGAHVVALDIPAAGDELAAVANEIGGTAVQLDLTAPDAPDRLAKHLADRHGRVDVVVHNAGITRDKTLGRMDADRWDSVIDVNLSSQERINDVLLARDLIPAGGRIVAVSSIAGIAGNRGQTNYATSKAGVIGLVDSLAPVLRERGVSVNAVAPGFIETRLTARIPLMLREAGRRMNSLAQGGLPVDVAETIGWLAWPASGAVSGNVVRVCGQSLLGA from the coding sequence ATGAGCGACAGGTACGCGAGCTTCGTCCAGACGGGGGCCGGTCGCGCGCTGGTCAAGCGCCTCGGCCTGCCCGACCCGCCCCGACTGCGCCGGCACACGCCGGGCGACCCGCTCGTCCCCGGGCCGGTCCTGCTCGGCGCCGCGGAGGGCAGCCGGCTCACCGAGCAGGTCACCAAGCTGCTGACCTTCGCCGGGGTCGAGCTGCGCGATCCGGTCGCGGCCACCGACGCCCCGGCACGCTACGCCGCCCTGGTGTACGACGCCACCGGCATCACCGACTCCACCGAGCTGCGGCAGCTCTACGACTTCTTCCACCCGCAGGCCCGGGCCGTGCTGCCCAGCGGCCGGGTGATCGTGCTGGGCACCCCGCCCGCCGAGTGCGGCACCCCCCGCGAGGCCACCGCGCAGCGCGCCCTGGAGGGGCTGACCCGCAGCATCGGCAAGGAGTTCGGCCGGGGCGTCACCGCCCAACTGGTGTACGTCACGAAGGACGCCGACACCGACACCCTGACCGGCCTGGAGTCGACCCTGCGTTTCCTGTTGTCCGGGCGCTCCGCGTACGTCTCGGGGCAGGTCGTCCGGGTCGGTGCCGGCACCGCCCGGCCGCCGGCCGACTGGGACCGACCGCTCGACGGCCAGATCGTGCTGGTCACCGGGGCGGCCCGCGGCATCGGCGCGGCACTGGCCCGGGTGCTCGCCCGCGACGGCGCGCACGTCGTCGCCCTGGACATCCCCGCGGCCGGCGACGAGCTGGCCGCCGTGGCCAACGAGATCGGCGGCACCGCCGTCCAGCTCGACCTGACCGCCCCGGACGCCCCCGACCGGCTGGCGAAGCACCTCGCCGACCGGCACGGCCGGGTCGACGTGGTGGTGCACAACGCCGGCATCACCCGGGACAAGACCCTCGGCCGGATGGACGCCGACCGGTGGGACTCCGTCATCGACGTCAACCTCTCCAGTCAGGAGCGGATCAACGACGTGCTGCTGGCGCGGGACCTGATCCCGGCCGGCGGTCGGATCGTCGCGGTCTCCTCGATCGCCGGGATCGCCGGCAACCGGGGCCAGACCAACTACGCCACCAGCAAGGCCGGCGTGATCGGGCTGGTCGACTCGCTGGCGCCGGTGCTGCGCGAGCGGGGCGTCAGCGTCAACGCGGTCGCGCCCGGCTTCATCGAGACCCGGCTGACCGCGCGGATCCCGCTGATGCTCCGCGAGGCGGGCCGCCGGATGAACAGCCTCGCCCAGGGCGGCCTGCCGGTGGACGTGGCCGAGACGATCGGCTGGCTGGCCTGGCCGGCCAGCGGCGCGGTCAGCGGCAACGTGGTCCGGGTCTGCGGCCAGAGCCTGTTGGGGGCGTGA
- a CDS encoding acetyl-CoA C-acetyltransferase, producing the protein MQSVRRVAVIGGNRIPFARSNSRYASASNADLLGAALDGLVARFGLAGQRVGEVVAGAVLKHSRDFNLTREVVLGSRLDPHTPAYDIQQACGTGLEAAILVANKIALGQLDVGIAGGVDTTSDAPLAINEDLRRTLLQLNSARTLGERLKVAAKLRPHQPFRPEIPRNAEPRTGLSMGEHAARTARRWNIDRQAQDELALRSHQRLAAAYEKGFFDDLMTPYLGLTRDQNLRPDTTAEKLGSLKPVFGTRGADAEQATMTAGNSSPLTDGASTVLLASEEWARAHSLPVLAWFSWSETAAVDFVHGDEGLLMAPAYAVPRMLARAGLTLQDFDYYEIHEAFASQVLATLAAWESPEFCSDRLGLDAPLGSIDRDKLNVNGSSLAAGHPFAATGGRIVATLAKLLAEKGSGRGLISICAAGGQGVTAILER; encoded by the coding sequence GTGCAGAGTGTCCGGCGGGTCGCGGTCATCGGGGGCAACCGCATCCCCTTCGCCCGGTCCAACTCCCGCTATGCGAGCGCGTCCAACGCGGACCTGCTCGGCGCGGCCCTGGACGGGTTGGTGGCCCGCTTCGGGCTGGCCGGTCAGCGGGTCGGTGAAGTGGTCGCGGGCGCGGTGCTCAAGCACTCCCGGGACTTCAACCTGACCCGTGAGGTGGTGCTCGGCTCCCGGCTCGACCCGCACACCCCCGCGTACGACATCCAGCAGGCCTGCGGCACCGGGCTGGAGGCGGCGATCCTGGTCGCCAACAAGATCGCCCTCGGTCAGCTCGACGTCGGCATCGCCGGTGGCGTGGACACCACCTCCGACGCGCCACTGGCGATCAACGAGGACCTGCGCCGCACACTCCTCCAGCTCAACTCCGCCCGTACGCTCGGTGAGCGGCTGAAGGTCGCCGCGAAGCTCCGCCCGCACCAGCCGTTCCGGCCGGAGATCCCGCGCAACGCCGAGCCGCGTACCGGGCTGTCGATGGGGGAGCACGCGGCCCGCACGGCGAGACGCTGGAACATCGACCGACAGGCCCAGGACGAGCTGGCGCTCCGCTCGCACCAGCGCCTCGCCGCCGCGTACGAGAAGGGGTTCTTCGACGACTTGATGACCCCCTACCTGGGGCTGACCCGCGACCAGAACCTGCGCCCGGACACCACGGCGGAGAAGCTCGGCTCGCTCAAGCCGGTCTTCGGCACCCGGGGCGCGGACGCCGAGCAGGCCACCATGACCGCCGGCAACTCCTCGCCGCTGACCGACGGCGCCTCCACGGTGCTGCTGGCCTCCGAGGAGTGGGCGCGCGCGCACAGCCTGCCGGTGCTGGCCTGGTTCAGCTGGTCGGAGACCGCCGCCGTCGACTTCGTGCACGGCGACGAAGGGCTGCTGATGGCCCCCGCGTACGCGGTGCCCCGGATGCTGGCCCGGGCCGGGCTGACCCTCCAGGACTTCGACTACTACGAGATCCACGAGGCGTTCGCCTCGCAGGTGCTGGCCACCCTGGCCGCCTGGGAGTCGCCGGAGTTCTGCTCCGACCGGCTGGGGCTGGACGCGCCGCTCGGGTCGATCGACCGCGACAAGCTCAACGTCAACGGCTCCTCGCTGGCCGCCGGGCACCCCTTCGCGGCCACCGGCGGGCGGATCGTCGCCACCCTGGCCAAGCTGCTCGCCGAGAAGGGGAGCGGGCGGGGCCTGATCTCCATCTGCGCCGCCGGCGGCCAGGGCGTCACGGCGATCCTGGAGCGCTGA